The Halorientalis sp. IM1011 genome window below encodes:
- a CDS encoding SPFH domain-containing protein translates to MLVLAIAVVAVDSAVVIVQATEKQVLTVLGSYRKTLDPGLNLVPPFVSSTHSYDMRTQTLDVPTQEAITRDNSPVTADAVIYVKVMDAKKAFLEVEDYTRAVSNLAQTTLRAVLGDMELDETLSRRTEINTAIRRELEGPTDEWGVRVESVEVREVKPSADVEDAMEQQTAAERRRRAMILEAQGERRSAIERAQGDKQSDIIRAQGEKQSQILETQGDAISTVLRARSAESMGERAIIDRGMDALDSIGRSESTTYVLPQELSSMVGRYGKHLTGSDVAADGESLESLDFGAETRELLGLDDIEETLETPDTEAERAEGAAAEAEAD, encoded by the coding sequence ATGCTCGTGCTGGCGATCGCGGTGGTCGCGGTCGACAGCGCCGTCGTGATCGTCCAGGCCACCGAGAAACAGGTCCTGACGGTGCTGGGGAGCTACCGGAAGACACTCGATCCGGGTCTCAACCTCGTGCCGCCGTTCGTCTCGTCGACCCACAGCTACGACATGCGGACCCAGACGCTGGACGTGCCCACACAGGAGGCGATCACGCGGGACAACTCCCCCGTCACCGCGGACGCCGTCATCTACGTGAAGGTGATGGACGCGAAGAAGGCGTTCCTGGAGGTCGAGGACTACACGCGGGCGGTCTCGAACCTCGCCCAGACGACGCTGCGGGCGGTGCTGGGCGACATGGAACTGGACGAGACGCTGAGCAGGCGCACCGAGATCAACACGGCCATCCGCCGGGAACTGGAGGGGCCGACCGACGAGTGGGGCGTCCGGGTCGAATCGGTCGAGGTCCGGGAGGTGAAACCCTCCGCCGACGTGGAGGACGCGATGGAGCAACAGACCGCCGCCGAGCGTCGCCGCCGTGCGATGATCCTCGAAGCCCAGGGCGAGCGCCGCTCGGCCATCGAGCGCGCACAGGGTGACAAGCAGTCGGACATCATCCGCGCGCAGGGTGAGAAACAGAGCCAGATCCTTGAAACACAGGGCGACGCCATCTCGACGGTCCTGCGCGCGCGGTCCGCCGAGTCGATGGGCGAGCGGGCGATCATCGACCGCGGTATGGACGCGCTCGACTCCATCGGGCGGAGCGAGTCGACGACGTACGTCCTGCCACAGGAACTGTCCTCGATGGTCGGCCGGTACGGCAAACACCTCACCGGCAGCGACGTGGCGGCGGACGGCGAGTCACTGGAGAGCCTGGACTTCGGCGCCGAGACCCGCGAACTCCTCGGGCTGGACGACATCGAGGAGACGCTGGAGACGCCCGATACCGAGGCCGAGCGGGCCGAGGGGGCCGCGGCCGAAGCCGAGGCCGACTGA
- a CDS encoding universal stress protein, producing MYQDILLPTDGSEGVAAAADHAGTVAERFDATVHVLSVADSRNRFESPSSGISTEVWDEAERERAEAAVDDAVAVLPDGVPVETHVEAGVPKTAILDAIDDVGVDLVVMGTHGRTGIDHYLIGSVAEKVVRKSPVPVMTVRLDED from the coding sequence ATGTACCAGGACATTCTGCTTCCGACCGACGGCAGCGAGGGCGTCGCAGCGGCCGCCGACCACGCCGGTACCGTGGCCGAACGGTTCGACGCCACCGTCCACGTCCTCTCGGTCGCCGACTCGCGCAACCGCTTCGAGAGCCCCAGCAGCGGTATCTCGACCGAGGTCTGGGACGAGGCCGAACGCGAGCGCGCCGAGGCCGCCGTCGACGACGCCGTCGCCGTGCTCCCCGACGGCGTGCCCGTCGAAACCCACGTCGAAGCGGGCGTCCCCAAGACCGCGATCCTCGACGCCATCGACGACGTCGGGGTCGACCTCGTCGTCATGGGCACCCACGGCCGGACCGGCATCGACCACTACCTCATCGGCAGCGTCGCGGAGAAAGTCGTCCGCAAGTCCCCGGTCCCCGTGATGACCGTCAGACTCGACGAGGACTGA
- a CDS encoding sulfite exporter TauE/SafE family protein, giving the protein MTASSRSSRLQKTFLRYQHLFVAAAPIIFVAAVVLFAPTEGSGMSYWLEYWWLFFFFLLGAIIVNTVGISGSAMFVPFLIFIFPLIAGYDLDPPTLVKVGLISESFGVGSSSIAFIQYGLVDRRLALSLLAGAVPFVVGGAILSFFIPEPLFHFALGVALIAAAYLLYVADLSHEEPAESDEAVSADGGADPELPDDDDKLGPAGVGVDEDGGVTRVDRDGDTYEYTWSGYLERFANYGIGGAFQGLAGFGIGELGIISQLRTKVPVRVAIGTNHIVVASTAVLASLVHVFGGSFVPGAHSLSLASTPWNMVVFTVPACTLGGQIAPYVSNALDTDTLTLGVAGLFTIISVALFLMAVGGF; this is encoded by the coding sequence ATGACCGCGTCGTCAAGGTCCAGCAGGCTCCAGAAGACGTTCCTGAGGTATCAACACCTCTTCGTCGCCGCCGCACCGATCATCTTCGTGGCCGCGGTAGTGCTGTTCGCGCCGACGGAAGGCAGCGGAATGAGCTACTGGTTGGAGTACTGGTGGCTGTTCTTTTTCTTCCTGCTCGGTGCGATCATCGTCAACACGGTCGGCATCAGCGGGTCGGCCATGTTCGTGCCCTTCCTGATCTTCATCTTCCCGTTGATCGCGGGGTACGACCTCGATCCGCCCACACTGGTGAAGGTCGGTCTCATCAGTGAGTCGTTCGGCGTTGGAAGCTCGTCCATCGCGTTCATCCAGTACGGGCTCGTCGACCGCCGACTGGCGCTGTCCCTCCTTGCCGGCGCGGTCCCGTTCGTCGTCGGCGGTGCGATTCTGTCCTTCTTCATCCCCGAACCGCTGTTCCACTTCGCGCTCGGTGTCGCGCTGATCGCCGCGGCGTACCTCCTGTACGTCGCCGACCTCTCCCACGAGGAACCGGCCGAGAGCGACGAGGCGGTGTCGGCCGACGGCGGAGCCGACCCCGAACTCCCCGACGACGACGACAAACTCGGCCCGGCAGGCGTCGGCGTCGACGAGGACGGGGGCGTGACGCGCGTCGACCGCGACGGCGACACGTACGAGTACACGTGGTCGGGCTATCTCGAACGGTTCGCCAACTACGGCATCGGCGGCGCGTTCCAGGGCCTGGCCGGGTTCGGCATCGGCGAACTCGGGATCATCTCCCAGCTCCGGACGAAGGTCCCGGTCCGGGTCGCCATCGGGACGAACCACATCGTGGTCGCCAGCACGGCGGTCCTCGCGTCACTCGTCCACGTCTTCGGCGGTTCATTCGTCCCGGGCGCACACTCGCTGTCACTCGCCTCGACGCCGTGGAACATGGTCGTGTTCACCGTTCCCGCCTGTACGCTGGGCGGTCAGATCGCGCCCTACGTCTCGAACGCGCTGGACACCGACACCCTGACGCTGGGCGTCGCCGGCCTCTTCACCATCATCTCCGTCGCGCTGTTCCTGATGGCCGTCGGCGGCTTCTGA
- the uvrB gene encoding excinuclease ABC subunit UvrB, whose protein sequence is MSDTSGSPLSPDRPDVDRAFRVDAPFDPAGDQPEAIRKLADGYRQGMDEQTLLGVTGSGKTNTVSWVIEEIQKPTLVIAHNKTLAAQLYEEFRELFPDNAVEYFVSYYDYYQPEAYVEQTDTFIDKDASINDEIDRLRHSATRSLLTRDDVIVVASVSAIYGLGDPRNYVDMSLKLEQGQEIERDELLGRLVDLNYERNDVDFTQGTFRVRGDTLEIYPMYGRYAVRVEFWGDEIDRLLKIDPLEGEVKSTDPAVLLHPAEHYSIPEDRLDRAIEEIEELLEQRVRYFERQGDAVAAQRIEERTTFDLEMLRETGYCSGIENYSVHLSDRDSGEAPYTLLDYFPDDFLTVIDESHQTVPQIRGQYEGDKSRKESLVENGFRLPTAFDNRPLTFEEFEEKTNQTLFVSATPSDYEREVSEQVVEQIVRPTHLVDPAVEIADATGQVDDLMDRIDERIERDERTLVTTLTKRMAEDLTEYLEEAGVDVAYMHDETDTLERHEIIRSLRLGEIDVLVGINLLREGLDIPEVSLVAILDADQEGFLRSETTLVQTMGRAARNVNGEVVLYADEVSGAMESAIEETNRRREIQQEYNEEHGFEPTTIDKPVGETNLPGAETDTGGVAGMDPDDEGEAEQLIAELEERMTEAADNLEFELAADIRDRIRELRQEFEMETDEEGVVPEPADEF, encoded by the coding sequence ATGAGCGACACCTCCGGCAGCCCCCTCTCGCCCGACCGTCCAGACGTGGACCGGGCGTTCCGCGTCGACGCGCCGTTCGACCCCGCGGGCGACCAGCCCGAGGCCATCCGGAAACTGGCCGACGGGTACCGGCAGGGCATGGACGAGCAGACCCTGCTCGGCGTCACGGGGTCGGGGAAGACCAACACCGTCTCCTGGGTGATCGAGGAGATCCAGAAGCCGACCCTCGTCATCGCCCACAACAAGACCCTCGCCGCGCAACTGTACGAGGAGTTCCGGGAGCTGTTCCCGGACAACGCCGTCGAGTACTTCGTCTCCTACTACGACTACTACCAGCCCGAGGCCTACGTCGAGCAGACGGACACCTTCATCGACAAGGACGCTTCAATCAACGACGAGATCGACCGCCTGCGACACTCCGCGACCCGCTCGCTGCTCACGCGGGACGACGTAATCGTCGTCGCGAGCGTCTCGGCCATCTACGGCCTCGGTGACCCGCGTAACTACGTCGACATGTCCCTGAAACTCGAACAGGGCCAGGAGATCGAACGCGACGAGTTGCTCGGTCGGCTGGTCGATCTGAACTACGAGCGCAACGACGTGGACTTCACGCAGGGTACCTTCCGGGTGCGTGGCGACACCCTCGAGATCTATCCGATGTACGGCCGCTACGCCGTCCGCGTCGAGTTCTGGGGCGACGAGATCGACCGCCTCCTGAAGATCGACCCTCTCGAAGGCGAGGTCAAGAGCACCGACCCCGCCGTCCTGCTCCACCCCGCGGAGCACTACTCGATCCCCGAGGACCGACTGGACCGGGCTATCGAGGAGATCGAGGAGTTGCTCGAACAGCGAGTCCGATACTTCGAGCGCCAGGGCGACGCCGTCGCCGCCCAGCGCATCGAGGAACGCACCACCTTCGATCTGGAGATGCTGCGGGAGACCGGCTACTGTTCGGGCATCGAGAACTACTCGGTCCACCTCTCGGACCGCGATTCGGGCGAAGCCCCCTACACCCTGCTGGATTACTTCCCGGACGACTTCCTCACCGTCATCGACGAGTCCCACCAGACCGTCCCGCAGATCCGCGGCCAGTACGAGGGCGACAAGAGCCGGAAGGAGAGCCTCGTCGAGAACGGCTTCCGGCTCCCCACCGCCTTCGACAACCGCCCGCTCACCTTCGAGGAGTTCGAGGAGAAGACCAATCAGACGCTGTTCGTCAGCGCCACGCCGAGCGACTACGAGCGCGAGGTCTCAGAGCAGGTGGTCGAACAGATCGTTCGCCCCACACACCTCGTCGACCCCGCGGTGGAGATCGCCGACGCGACGGGACAGGTCGACGACCTCATGGACCGGATCGACGAGCGCATCGAGCGCGACGAACGCACCCTCGTCACCACCCTCACCAAGCGGATGGCCGAGGACCTCACCGAGTACCTCGAGGAGGCCGGTGTCGACGTGGCCTACATGCACGACGAGACCGACACGCTCGAGCGCCACGAGATCATCCGCTCGCTCCGCTTGGGCGAGATCGACGTGCTCGTCGGCATCAACCTCCTCCGGGAGGGGCTTGACATCCCCGAGGTGAGCCTCGTGGCCATCCTCGACGCCGACCAGGAGGGCTTCCTCCGGAGCGAGACGACGCTGGTCCAGACGATGGGCCGGGCCGCCCGCAACGTCAACGGCGAGGTCGTGCTGTACGCCGACGAGGTGAGCGGGGCCATGGAGTCGGCCATCGAGGAGACCAACCGACGCCGGGAGATCCAGCAGGAGTACAACGAGGAACACGGCTTCGAACCGACGACCATCGACAAGCCCGTCGGCGAGACGAACCTCCCCGGTGCCGAGACCGACACCGGCGGCGTCGCCGGGATGGACCCCGACGACGAGGGCGAGGCCGAGCAGTTGATCGCCGAACTCGAAGAGCGCATGACGGAGGCCGCCGACAACCTGGAGTTCGAGCTCGCGGCGGACATCCGCGACCGTATCCGCGAACTCCGCCAGGAGTTCGAGATGGAGACCGACGAGGAAGGCGTCGTCCCGGAACCGGCCGACGAGTTCTGA
- a CDS encoding MFS transporter, which produces MGVWSDPGRRRWIVWAVLATAFLLVNVHRLSTAVLSEDLMAAFDTTGTALGTLHSAFFYVYAPMQVLAGVLADRLGIRRTATVGTAVMSVGGLAFGLADTYAVAFLSRLLIGLGGSVVFIAILRFCANWFRPDEFATMNGLTVGIAGLGGILATTPLAVAVTALGVRTTLLGIGVGGLLIATAVWLLARDTPEDAGLDSIEKVPAAPTLSLGEVGRNVRSVFAQRETWLAGFALFTSTGLNITVLGLWGVPYVSQVYDVSITVASTLTLLGSVGLLVGPPVVGRLSDRLGRRTDLMIAGAVAYTATFAALSLVGKPPFAVVGLCFFLASFLAGSYALGYTVVKDRHGAGASGVATGAVNAVAFAGAAVFPTAMGAILDAYWTGETVAGARVYTMFGYRVMFALAAVSGFVSILCVSYLHVRTGGTGGSEGSDATAADA; this is translated from the coding sequence ATGGGCGTCTGGTCGGATCCCGGTCGGCGGCGCTGGATCGTGTGGGCCGTCCTGGCGACGGCCTTCCTGCTGGTGAACGTCCACCGGCTCTCGACGGCGGTCCTCTCCGAGGACCTCATGGCTGCCTTCGACACCACGGGGACGGCCCTCGGTACGCTGCACTCCGCGTTTTTCTACGTCTACGCGCCGATGCAGGTGCTCGCGGGCGTGCTCGCCGACCGCCTGGGCATCCGCCGGACCGCCACCGTCGGGACCGCCGTGATGAGCGTCGGCGGTCTCGCGTTCGGACTGGCCGACACCTACGCCGTCGCCTTCCTCTCGCGGCTGTTGATCGGGCTGGGCGGCAGCGTCGTCTTCATCGCCATCCTGCGCTTCTGTGCCAACTGGTTCCGCCCGGACGAGTTCGCGACGATGAACGGCCTCACCGTCGGCATCGCAGGCCTGGGCGGCATCCTCGCGACGACGCCGCTCGCGGTGGCCGTGACCGCGCTGGGCGTCCGCACGACGCTTTTGGGCATCGGCGTCGGCGGCCTGCTGATCGCGACCGCGGTCTGGCTGCTGGCGCGGGACACGCCCGAGGACGCCGGCCTCGACTCGATCGAGAAGGTTCCCGCCGCACCGACCCTCTCGCTGGGAGAAGTCGGCCGTAACGTGCGGAGCGTGTTCGCCCAGCGGGAGACGTGGCTGGCCGGGTTCGCCCTCTTCACCTCGACCGGCCTCAACATCACCGTCCTCGGGCTGTGGGGCGTCCCCTACGTCTCGCAGGTGTACGACGTGTCGATCACCGTCGCGTCGACGCTGACGCTGCTGGGCAGCGTCGGCCTGCTCGTCGGCCCGCCGGTCGTCGGCCGCCTCTCGGATCGGTTGGGCCGGCGCACCGACCTCATGATCGCCGGCGCGGTCGCCTACACCGCGACGTTCGCCGCCCTCTCGCTGGTCGGGAAACCCCCGTTCGCGGTCGTAGGCCTGTGTTTCTTCCTGGCGAGCTTCCTCGCCGGGTCCTACGCCCTGGGCTACACGGTCGTCAAGGACCGCCACGGCGCGGGAGCCTCCGGCGTCGCGACGGGTGCGGTCAACGCCGTCGCCTTCGCCGGTGCGGCCGTCTTCCCGACGGCGATGGGCGCGATCCTCGACGCCTACTGGACCGGCGAGACCGTCGCCGGTGCCCGGGTCTACACCATGTTCGGCTACCGCGTCATGTTCGCGCTCGCCGCCGTCAGCGGCTTCGTCTCGATCCTCTGTGTCTCCTACCTCCACGTCCGGACCGGGGGGACGGGAGGGTCAGAGGGTTCGGACGCGACCGCCGCGGACGCCTGA
- a CDS encoding HEAT repeat domain-containing protein: MDAALPVKVEAIEPGTVRRRPRRSRHVRLQVADRATIAVYDPETVVTPDAVGTEREVDLSAEVPSVEPYPGGEVGIAAQSGGDTVTLYGIVVAVEGTAALLDVGAGTVRFDTSSTDRRLYVGDCLELADPVVHVTEMSPTGQSYDAYLSQLDSDDPDARREAATHLGHRGSERAVDRLVAQFRAEDEAGVRRAIVTTLGRLAVTARRPDERPDPRIRSTLEAATGDEAQEVRNAADGWLDRVGDYWFP; encoded by the coding sequence ATGGACGCCGCCCTCCCCGTCAAGGTCGAGGCGATCGAACCGGGCACGGTTCGCCGTCGACCGCGGCGCAGCCGTCACGTCCGCCTGCAGGTCGCCGACCGTGCGACGATCGCCGTCTACGACCCCGAGACAGTGGTGACACCGGACGCCGTCGGCACCGAGCGGGAGGTCGACCTCTCGGCGGAGGTGCCCTCGGTCGAGCCCTACCCCGGGGGCGAGGTCGGCATCGCCGCCCAGTCCGGGGGTGACACAGTGACCCTCTACGGTATCGTCGTCGCCGTCGAGGGGACGGCGGCGCTGCTCGACGTGGGCGCGGGGACGGTCCGGTTCGACACGAGTTCGACCGACCGGCGGCTCTACGTCGGCGACTGTCTCGAACTCGCGGATCCGGTCGTCCACGTCACGGAGATGTCCCCGACCGGGCAGTCCTACGACGCGTACCTCTCCCAGCTCGACAGCGACGACCCGGACGCCCGCCGGGAGGCGGCGACACACCTCGGCCATCGTGGCAGCGAGCGCGCGGTCGACCGACTGGTCGCGCAGTTCCGCGCCGAGGACGAGGCCGGCGTTCGCCGGGCCATCGTGACGACGCTCGGTCGCCTCGCTGTGACGGCCCGCCGGCCGGACGAACGCCCGGATCCGCGGATCCGCTCGACGCTGGAGGCGGCGACGGGCGACGAGGCCCAGGAAGTCAGAAACGCCGCCGACGGGTGGCTCGACCGCGTCGGCGACTACTGGTTCCCCTGA
- a CDS encoding MFS transporter, protein MRIWSDPTKRRWIVWTALAAAYALVSVHRLSTAVLAEQLATAFDTTGAALGTLHASFFYIYAAMQLPAGFVADRVGSRRAVTAGTVVMSVGALVFSVADSYPVAFLARALIGLGGSLLFIAILRFCANWYRPTEFARMSGLTIAAAGFGGVLATTPLAVLVSATDWRTTLLGLGVAGFVLATLAYLLARDSPADAGLPEIDGVPLAQTPSLSAVAGNAAAVLRERETWLVGIVLFCGTGVNITVFGLWGVPYVVQTYGVSVTEASTYTLAGSAGLLLGPPLVGWLSDRLGRRMGLMVAAQAAFAGAFALLAVTGRPPLPVVALAFFAAGFLAGGYALGYTVIKERHASGASGVATGTVNTLAFTGAALLPTLMGVVLDAYRTGETINGAQVYSTLGYRIAFGLAAAAGVLALLAALALARAQGNQ, encoded by the coding sequence GTGCGCATCTGGTCGGACCCGACGAAGCGGCGCTGGATCGTCTGGACGGCGCTAGCGGCGGCCTACGCGCTGGTCAGCGTCCACCGGCTCTCGACGGCGGTGCTGGCCGAGCAACTGGCGACGGCGTTCGACACGACCGGCGCGGCCCTGGGGACCCTGCACGCCTCGTTTTTCTACATCTACGCGGCCATGCAACTCCCGGCGGGGTTCGTCGCGGATCGGGTCGGGAGCCGCCGCGCCGTCACCGCCGGTACCGTCGTCATGAGCGTCGGCGCGCTCGTGTTCTCGGTCGCCGACTCCTATCCGGTCGCCTTCCTCGCCCGGGCGCTGATCGGCCTCGGCGGGAGTCTGCTGTTCATCGCCATCCTGCGTTTCTGTGCGAACTGGTACCGGCCGACCGAGTTCGCCCGCATGAGCGGGCTGACCATCGCTGCCGCCGGCTTCGGCGGCGTCCTCGCGACGACACCGCTGGCGGTTCTCGTTTCCGCCACCGACTGGCGGACGACGCTCCTGGGGCTCGGCGTCGCCGGCTTCGTGCTGGCGACGCTCGCCTACCTGCTCGCGCGGGACTCGCCCGCCGACGCGGGTCTCCCCGAGATCGACGGGGTGCCGCTGGCCCAGACTCCGTCGCTGTCGGCGGTGGCCGGCAACGCCGCGGCGGTCCTCCGGGAACGGGAGACCTGGCTCGTCGGCATCGTCCTGTTCTGTGGCACCGGGGTCAACATCACCGTCTTCGGGCTCTGGGGCGTCCCCTACGTCGTCCAGACTTACGGCGTCTCCGTCACCGAAGCCTCGACGTACACGCTCGCCGGCAGCGCCGGCCTGCTTCTGGGGCCGCCGCTGGTCGGCTGGCTCTCGGACCGCCTCGGTCGCCGGATGGGGCTGATGGTCGCCGCGCAGGCCGCCTTCGCCGGCGCGTTCGCGCTGCTCGCGGTCACGGGTCGACCGCCCCTGCCGGTCGTCGCCCTCGCCTTCTTCGCCGCGGGCTTTCTCGCCGGCGGGTACGCGCTGGGCTACACCGTCATCAAAGAGCGCCACGCCAGCGGCGCCAGCGGCGTCGCTACCGGGACGGTCAACACGCTCGCGTTCACCGGCGCGGCGCTGCTCCCGACGCTGATGGGGGTCGTGCTGGACGCCTACAGGACCGGGGAGACGATCAACGGCGCGCAGGTCTACTCGACGCTGGGCTACCGGATCGCGTTCGGGCTGGCGGCCGCTGCCGGCGTCCTCGCACTGCTGGCCGCGCTCGCGCTCGCCCGCGCTCAGGGGAACCAGTAG
- a CDS encoding MgtC/SapB family protein: protein MAVPPVESLPTLVLRLGIAVGVGALIGLEREQSESGGTFAGSRTFPLFALYGALVGAFYPDALPIAIAAIVVPLTVAYVAKVWIERDVGLTTLTAALVTVLLGALATHSPEGAVVTIVVGGLVTALLSVKGDLHRFADRIDDAEQRAMVKFVLVVFVVLPVLPDRELDALFGLNPRFVWLMVVFVTGLSFVAYVLSRVVGTERGIALTGILGGFVSSTATTVSMAEQTRDSPGLYQLCAFSTVVAAVVMFPRALVEVAVVNPALLPSVAVPLGAMTAVGAVVAVVVYWRSAVETTVDADIENPFQLRTALFFGALFAAVLLVSDYANAWLGTSGIYATAFVSGLADVDAMTLTLSKLAAEGTVEPGVATTGIVIAASANTLVKAGLAWIIGTRQLGKLVTAVLGVVAAVGLGIAVLL from the coding sequence ATGGCTGTGCCACCCGTCGAGTCGCTGCCGACGCTCGTCCTCCGACTGGGAATCGCCGTCGGCGTCGGGGCCCTGATCGGCCTGGAGCGCGAGCAGAGTGAGTCGGGCGGGACCTTCGCCGGCAGTCGCACATTCCCCCTGTTCGCCCTCTACGGGGCGCTCGTCGGCGCGTTCTACCCGGACGCGCTGCCCATCGCCATCGCCGCCATCGTCGTGCCGCTGACCGTCGCGTACGTGGCCAAGGTATGGATCGAGCGGGACGTCGGCCTCACCACGCTGACGGCGGCGCTGGTGACCGTCCTGCTGGGTGCGCTGGCCACCCACTCCCCGGAGGGTGCCGTCGTCACCATCGTCGTCGGCGGACTGGTCACCGCCTTGCTCTCGGTGAAAGGGGACCTCCACCGGTTCGCGGACCGCATCGACGACGCCGAACAGCGCGCGATGGTGAAGTTCGTCCTCGTCGTGTTCGTCGTCCTCCCGGTCCTCCCGGATCGTGAACTCGACGCCCTGTTCGGCCTCAACCCCCGGTTCGTCTGGCTGATGGTCGTGTTCGTTACCGGCCTCAGCTTCGTCGCGTACGTGCTGAGCCGCGTCGTCGGGACCGAACGGGGCATCGCGCTCACCGGCATCCTCGGCGGATTCGTCTCCTCGACGGCGACGACGGTCTCGATGGCCGAGCAAACCCGCGACTCGCCGGGCCTCTACCAGCTATGTGCCTTCTCGACGGTCGTCGCCGCCGTGGTGATGTTCCCGCGTGCGCTGGTGGAGGTCGCTGTCGTCAACCCCGCGCTCCTGCCGTCCGTCGCCGTCCCGCTGGGCGCGATGACGGCCGTCGGGGCGGTCGTCGCCGTCGTGGTCTACTGGCGTTCGGCCGTCGAGACGACCGTCGACGCCGACATCGAGAACCCGTTCCAGTTGCGGACGGCACTCTTCTTCGGGGCGCTGTTCGCCGCCGTCCTGCTGGTCTCTGACTACGCGAACGCGTGGCTTGGGACCTCCGGAATCTACGCGACGGCGTTCGTCTCCGGGCTGGCCGACGTGGACGCGATGACGCTCACCCTGAGCAAACTCGCCGCCGAGGGCACGGTCGAACCCGGAGTCGCCACGACCGGCATCGTCATCGCCGCCTCCGCGAACACGCTCGTCAAGGCCGGCCTCGCCTGGATCATCGGCACGCGCCAACTCGGGAAGCTCGTCACCGCCGTCCTCGGCGTCGTCGCCGCCGTCGGCCTCGGCATCGCCGTTCTCCTGTGA
- a CDS encoding sulfurtransferase, translating into MSDYAKDVLVSADWVEDHLEEFQSDDPEYRLAEVDVDTELYEEEGHAPGAIGFNWETDLQDQQTRDILSKEDFEDLLGSNGITEDSTVVLYGDNSNWFAAYTYWQFKYYGHDDVRLMDGGRDYWVENDYPLSDEEPDFSAQSYDASGPRESIRAYREDVENAIERGVPLVDVRSPEEFSGEILAPPGLQETAQRGGHIPGAQNISWAAVTNDDGTFKDAEEIEELYAEKGIDGEGTTVAYCRIGERSSVAWFALHELLGYEDTINYDGSWTEWGNLVGAPIEKGEADD; encoded by the coding sequence ATGAGCGACTACGCCAAGGACGTTCTCGTCTCTGCGGACTGGGTCGAGGACCATCTGGAGGAGTTCCAGAGCGACGATCCGGAGTATCGACTCGCTGAGGTCGACGTAGACACGGAACTGTACGAGGAGGAGGGTCACGCGCCCGGTGCCATCGGCTTCAACTGGGAGACGGACCTGCAGGATCAGCAGACGCGGGACATCCTCTCGAAGGAGGACTTCGAGGACCTGCTGGGCAGCAACGGCATCACCGAGGACTCCACGGTCGTCCTCTACGGTGACAACTCCAACTGGTTCGCCGCCTACACCTACTGGCAGTTCAAGTACTACGGCCACGACGACGTGCGCCTGATGGACGGCGGCCGCGACTACTGGGTCGAGAACGACTACCCGCTCTCCGACGAGGAACCGGACTTCTCCGCACAGTCCTACGACGCCTCCGGCCCGCGCGAGAGCATCCGCGCCTACCGCGAGGACGTCGAGAACGCCATCGAGCGCGGCGTTCCCCTCGTGGACGTTCGCTCGCCCGAGGAGTTCTCCGGTGAGATCCTCGCGCCGCCGGGCCTGCAGGAGACCGCCCAGCGCGGCGGCCACATCCCCGGTGCCCAGAACATCTCCTGGGCCGCCGTCACCAACGACGACGGCACCTTCAAGGACGCCGAGGAGATCGAGGAACTCTACGCCGAGAAGGGCATCGACGGCGAGGGCACCACCGTCGCCTACTGCCGGATCGGCGAGCGCTCCTCCGTGGCGTGGTTCGCGCTCCACGAACTGCTCGGCTACGAGGACACCATCAACTACGATGGGTCCTGGACCGAGTGGGGTAATCTGGTCGGTGCGCCGATCGAGAAAGGCGAGGCCGACGACTAA